The SAR202 cluster bacterium genomic interval CTGGCGCGGCTCGTGGTAAGCCGACGCGTTAGCGTCGGCAAAGCGCTTTGACCTCTCAAACGAAGGAACGGACTGCACGCCCTGTGGACTCCCTGGACCGACCGAATTCGACACCTGAGGACCCTTCGAACTACAGTTTGTGCTTTTTGTCACAAACTTTCAAGCATTTACCAACGACCGCCATCCCGCCCTTCTCTCCCTAACTCATAACTCACTACTCTCAAGTCTCAACGCACTACTAGCCCGCCAGCTTCTGGTTCTCCTGCTCAATCACCGCCTCGTCCAGCTTGACGAACAAAGGCTGCGGCTCCTTGAGCTCCTGGCCCGGCCTGAGGAGGTCCGGCTTCCAGTGCCACCCGGCGTCCTTGATGCTTCCATCGAAGCCAAGCATCGCATGCAGCTTCTCGGACGTGAACGGCAGGTACGGGTAGAGTGAGACCTTGAGAGCGTTCACCACCGTGAGGGCCACCCAGAGCGTCGTTGCAGTGGCGTCGCGGTCCGTCTTGATCGACTTCCACGGCGCCTTGCTGTCGATGTACTTGTTCGCCGATTGGGCTAGCGCCATCGCCGCGCCGAGGCCCGCGCGGAAGAGGCATGCCTCAAGCTGCGCGCCAACTTCCTTGAAACGGCGGTCCGCCTCCTCCAGCAAGTCGGTCGACTGCTGGTCGAGCGCAACCGGCTGCGGCACCTTCTTGTCAAAGTTGCGGTAGGCGATCGTCGCCACCCTGTGGACAAGGTTACCGTACGTCGCCACCAGCTCGTCATTGTTGCGGCGAACGTACTCGCGCCAGTTGAAATCGGCGTCGCTCGTCTCCGGCATATTCGCTGAAATAACGTACCTGAGCGGGTCGGGCGCGAAGCGGTTCAGGTAGTCGGGCAGCCACACGGCCCACGCCCGGCTCTTGCTCTGCTTGCGTCCCTCCAGGATCAGGTACTCGTTGGCGACGACGTCATAAGGCAGGTTAAGGTCGCCGTACCCCATCAGCATCGCCGGCCATATAACCGTGTGGAAGGGGATGTTGTCCTTCCCCATGAAGTAGTAGGCCCTGCACTCTTTCTGCCAGAAGTCTCGCCACTTGGACGGGTTGCCCCCGCGCTTGGCCCACTCAACAGATGCGGATAGGTACCCGATTACGGCCTCAAACCATACGTAGAGCCTCTTGCCGTCATACCCGTCCACCGGGATCGGCACGCCCCAGGACAGGTCGCGGGTGATGGCCCGGTCATGCAGCCCGCCCTCGACAAATGACACGGAAAAATTACGTACGTTCGCGCGCCA includes:
- the metG gene encoding methionine--tRNA ligase, which translates into the protein MAERILVAVAWPYANGSLHIGHAAGCYIPADIFARYHRLKGNEVLMVSGSDSHGTPVVIEAEKQRIAPEDIFNKYHAEFLDVWKRLGISFDLYTSTHTKNHERVAQDMFKKLLKKGYIVKGTMNQPYCEKDQRFLADRYVEGKCPHCGYDGARGDQCDNCGRTLDPQELVNMRCRLCGARPIIKETEHFFLRLGAFQDKLAEWIREQGHWRANVRNFSVSFVEGGLHDRAITRDLSWGVPIPVDGYDGKRLYVWFEAVIGYLSASVEWAKRGGNPSKWRDFWQKECRAYYFMGKDNIPFHTVIWPAMLMGYGDLNLPYDVVANEYLILEGRKQSKSRAWAVWLPDYLNRFAPDPLRYVISANMPETSDADFNWREYVRRNNDELVATYGNLVHRVATIAYRNFDKKVPQPVALDQQSTDLLEEADRRFKEVGAQLEACLFRAGLGAAMALAQSANKYIDSKAPWKSIKTDRDATATTLWVALTVVNALKVSLYPYLPFTSEKLHAMLGFDGSIKDAGWHWKPDLLRPGQELKEPQPLFVKLDEAVIEQENQKLAG